The Pelagibacterium halotolerans B2 nucleotide sequence ATTCAGCCTAGAGCGTGCCCAGCAAAAGCATGTCCTCGACGCGATCGGGGATGGAAACGGTTTTGCGGTTCGGACACGCGACAAAACAGGGGTTTAGAGCCAAGGATTTGATTCAATCAAATCCTTGGCTCTAAGGGAGAGGTGATTCACGGCGTTTGCGGTATTCTTACCTCTCCCTGGGGGGAGAGGTCGACGCGAAGCGGCGGGGGAGGGGGGCTTGCTTTCCTGCTTCTCACTTCGATTGCCGTTCGCTGCAGGATGACAGCCCCGCGCCATTGCGTTAGAGCACATCCTCCCGCCCTTCTTCCTGCGAGTCTCCCCCATGCCTTTGCGCGACATCCTGATCGCCCTCGTGGTCGTTGCGATCTGGGGGTTCAATTTTACGGTCATCAAACTGAGCATTGCCGAATTGCCGCCGCTGCTCTCGGCGGCGCTGCGGTTCTTTTTTGCCGCAATCCCTGTCGTGTTCTTCATTCCCCGGCCCAAAGCGCCCTGGCTTTTGGTTGGCGGATACGGGCTGTTCATGGCCTGCTCGCTTTATGCGCTGCTCAATCTCACCCTGTTTCTGGGCCTTTCGGCATCGCTGGCTTCGCTGGCGCTGCAGGTGCAGGCGATGTTTACAATCGCGATAGCGTTTTTCGTTTTCGGCGAGGTGCCGCGCCGGCTCCAGATCGTGGGCGGTCTGGTGGCGTTCGGGGGTATCGGGGTCATTGCCTGGGGGCATGGGACCGGCGGGCAGTTGCTGCCTTTGGGCATTCTGATGCTGGCGGCGCTCAGTTGGGGCATCGCCAACAATATCTCCAAACTTGCCGGCTCGATCCCCATGCTGCCCTTCGTGGCGTGGGGCAATCTCTTGGGTTCGGTGCCGCTGTTTGCCCTCTCGTTTGCTTTCGAGGGCGGCCCGGCCATCTTGTCCTATATCGATCCGCCGAGCTGGAACGCGGTGATGCTTGTCGCCTTCCTTGCCTATCCGGCCACACTGTTCGGGTTCACCATGTGGTCGGGACTTTTATCGCGCCATTCGGCGGCCACGGTGGCACCCTTTACCCTTCTGGTCCCCATCGCGGGGATTTCCTCGGGCGTTTTGATCCTGGGCGAACCGATTTATGGAGCCGATGTGGCGGGCGGCGTCCTGATTTTCATCGGGCTCATTCTGACGGTGGCAAAAATGAAGCCCAGACAGGTGCCGGTCAGTCCGGGCGCATGAGCGGCCCGCAGGCGGTGAGGGCTTGACGGACCGATTGCTCCACAAGGTTTTGCGGTTGGCTCGGTTCCCCGACCCAGCTACCACCCCTTGGTCACCCCGGCCTTGAGCCGGGGCCTGGTACACTCAGCGTCAACAGAAGAGCCGCTGGCGCCGCCGGTTACTGGTTCCCGGGTCAAGCCACCCAAGCCCAGGGTGACAAATGGGGGTATGTCAGCAGTAATTCACCTGACGGTCGAGACCGGCCCGACGAGCGCAGCGAGGACCCCGGCGACCGTTCGCCGCGCCGCGAGACAGAAGATCAGTGCCGGAAATGCCGCATGCCGGTGAAGACCATGGCCAGGCCCGCCTTGTCGGCGGCGGCGATGACCTCTTCGTCGCGGACCGAGCCGCCCGGCTGGATGACGGCGGTGGCGCCGGCTTCGACCAAGGCTTCCAAACCGTCGGCGAAGGGGAAGAAGGCATCGGACGCAACGACCGAGCCTTCGGTCAACGCGCCTTTTTCCTTGGCAGCCTTGGCGGCGTCCTTTGATTTCTTGTGCGCGATGCGGGCCGAATCGACTCGGGACATCTGGCCGGCGCCGATGCCGACCGTGGCGCCGTCCTTGACATAGACGATGGCGTTGGACTTGACGTGCTTGGCGACCTTGGCGGCGACCAGAAGGTCGGCCATTTCCTGCTCACTGGGCGCGCGCTTGGTCACGACCTTGAGCTCGCAATCATCGGCGTTCTTGTTGTCGCGGGTCTGGACGAGAAGACCGCCGGCGACCGAGCGGACGGTGAGCCCTTCGGCCTTGGCATCGGGCAGACCGTCGGTGACCAGCAGGCGGAGATTTTTCTTGGATTCGATGACCGCAATGGCGTCGTCGCTGGCGCCCGGCGCGATGATCACTTCGGTGAAGAGTTTCACGATCTCTTTGGCCGCGTCCTCGTCGAGCGGGCGGTTGAGCGCCACGATGCCGCCGAATGCCGAGACCGGATCGCATTTGAGCGCCGAGAGATAAGCTTCGGTCAGCGTTGCGCCCTGCCCCACCCCGCACGGATTGGCGTGCTTGATAATGGCGACGGCGGCGGCCTTTTCAGGATCGAATTCGGCGACCACTTCGAACGCGGCGTCGGTATCGTTGATATTGTTGAACGAGAGCTGCTTGCCCTGGATCTGGGTGGCAGTGGCAACGCCGGGGCGATTGGAGCCATCGGCATAGAACGCCGCCCATTGATGCGGGTTTTCCCCGTAGCGCATCACTTCGCGTAATTTGCCCGAAAAGCACCGCCAGGTGAGATCGGGCAGATCGAGGGTTTTTGCGAACCAGTTGGAAACCCCCGCATCATAGGCCGCGGTGCGGGCATAGGCCTTGGCGGCGTATTTCTGGCGCGCATCATAGGCGACTTCGCCGCGCTCCTTGAGCGCTGCCAGAACGTCGAGGTAGTCGTCGGGATCGACGATCACGGTGACATCGCCATGGTTCTTGGCGGCGGCGCGGATCATGGCGGGGCCGCCGATGTCGATGTTTTCGATGATCTCGTCATAATCGCCACCCTTGGCGACGGTCTGGGCGAAGGGATAAAGATTCACGACCAAAAGATCGATGGGCGAGATGTCGTGGATACGCATTGCCGATTTGTGCGCGTCATTGCCGCGGATGCCGAGCAGGCCGCCATGCACCTTGGGGTGGAGCGTCTTGACCCGTCCATCCATGATTTCGGGGAAACCGGTCACCTCGGAAATGTCGATCACCGGCAGCCCGGCCTCGGCCAGCGCCTTGCGGGTGCCGCCGGTCGAAACGATCTCGACGCCGAGCGCAACCAGCGAGGTTGCAAATTCGATGATGCCGGTCTTGTCCGAGACCGAGAGCAGCGCCCTTTTGACCTTGGTTGCACCCGCATGAGCCATGGGAAGTCCTGCCGTATGTCTGTTGGTTTGGGAAGTTGGGCGCGGGCCTATCACGGTTTTTCCCAAACGGGAACCATCAAGATTTAGGCTCAGGACCCTAAGACTGCCGCGTAAAGACCCAGGCGACGTCCGTATCGGACCGCGCCGGGCCGTGCAGGACAATCTGTCGCGTCCGGTTGAGCCCGAAATGGGCCGAATGGCGCACGCTGTCGTCGATATCGGCCTCGGCACCCTCCCAGAGGAACGCCCAGACCTCGCCATTGCGGTAGGTCATCCGAAACAGCGCCTCCCCGCTTGAGCGCTCCAAAGCGACGCCGGGGGCGAGATGGAAGCGGATGGTGAAGGCACCCTGCTGGCGGGACCGGTTTCCCGCCGCAATAAACCGATCCTGCCCCACAAGCGTCTGCCCCCCGCCCATAAGAGTAAGGCGCCGCACGATATCGAGCCCGTAGCGGTCGCGGTAAGCGCCCGTGGTCAGCTCGAGCGTATTCTCGGCCCCGTCGAGCGCCATGATGGGCTCGGGACCGCGCGGGCGAAGGGCATTGCCCGTCATGGTGCCGCCGCCGATGCGCGCGCTCGAGATGTCGTCGATGGTCGGCGCGCTGTGGGCCGATGTGTGGCGAAACAGATTGCCGCTGTCGGACAAGCCGGCCGGGGCCGGACCGCAATTGCCCACCACGAGCGTCGATCCGTTGGCATATTCAAAGCTCAGCGCTCCCGCATGGGCGTCGCGTGCGAAGGCCAGGGGCGGGACCAGACCTGAATCGGCGACCAGCTTTCCCGGACCATCGACCACAATGCCATAACCGCCGCACAACCCCGAACCCGAGCCGCGCACGCCCGACTGGGCGGTGATGGCCAGCACCAGTTCGACCGGCACCTGCCCGCAGCCATTGGCATAGACCGGCTCGCGCGTTCCGAGCACAAGCTTTTCGAGCGCCCGGTGCATGGCCTCGATGCGCGGGCCGATGGCCGCCGCCATGTGACCGTGACGCTGGCCGAGAGCCTGATTGACGGGAATGATTTCCGAAAGGATCTGGATCTGGGTGAAGGGATTGCGGTTTTTCACCAGCCCGTCATCGTCGAGCACGGTTTCGAGCAGGGCCTGCAGGCTGGCGACATGGGCGGAAAGGTCTCTGGCTTCCTCGGCTTCGCTCAACGCCGCGCCCACAAGGGCGATTTCCACCATGAGCCGTGTGACCGGGCCGTAAACCAGCGGCGCGCGCACCTTGAGCGATTGCACCTGGATCGAGAGCGAGCGCAAGATGGCCCGGCTCTGGTCGGGCGTGGCGCCTTCAGACAGCAGCGAGAGCGATTTGAGCCAGTTGAGCACCCGCCGCGCCGTGATGAACAGATCCCAGGCTTCGGCATCGAACTCCCCGAACCGTCCGACCCAGTCGAGCACCAGCGTGCGGGCAAAGGCGCGCTGGCCGGGATCGGTAACGGCGGAAAAATGCCGCAGCCAGCCAAAGCCGTGCAGATCGGCAAACCAGTCGTCGAAATCGCTCTCAAGGGCAAAGGGCGAGGCGCCATAGGTTTCCACCATGCGGCCGGCGAGCAGATATTTGCCCTCCATCATCTCGATAATGGTCTGGGAATCGGCAGGCCGGAATTCGGCAAGGCGGGGCACGAAACGGATTTCGCCCGCCCCCGACCATGTCCAGGAAAACAGCGGATGGGTTACGCACCGATCGGCGATACCCATGCCGCCGCGCTTGAGACCGAAACGCAAAACTTCAAACACGCCCATACCCGAACCCTACTCGCGGGCCCGATTGTACCATCAACTTTGCGTTAACCACAGTCTGCCCGGCCCTGTTTGCACCGCTCACCGCGCTTTTTTGACGAAGCGGGCGATGAAAAAGCCATCGAGCCCGCCGTCGATCCCATTCGGCAGCGCCATGGACGGGATAAGCCGCACAGCCCCTTGCGGCGTGAGGGACGTACCCCATCCATCAAGGTCGTCGGCGACGACCCGAAGGGCTTCGAGTTCGGGCAGGTTCGATCGCACCCATGCCATTTGCGCTTCGCCCTCATCGGCTTCGAGCGAACACACGCAATAGACCAGCCTCCCGCCCGGCTTGAGAAGCGAAGCGGCGTGCGCCAGCATTTTGCGCTGCAAAGCCACGCGCTCGGCGATGCCCTGCGCGTTGCGATGCAAAAGCACCTCGGGATGGCGCCGGAACGTGCCGGTGGCCGAACAGGGCGCATCGAGCAGCACCGCGTCGAACACCGGCCCCTGCGCATAGTCCAGAGCGTCGGCGACAACGATTTCCGCGTCGAGCCCGAGCCGACCGAGATTGGCCCGCACCCGCTCCATGCGGTCGGCAGAAATATCGAGCGCGGTGACATCGGCGCCGGCCGAGGCCAGTTGCGCCGTCTTGCCGCCGGGAGCCGCACACAGATCGAGGATTTTTTCGCCCTTGGTGGCGTTCAGGAGCCGCGCGGGCAAGGCGGCGGAAACGTCCTGAACCCACCATTTGCCCTCGGCAAAACCGGCAAGATCGGCCACCGCCGCATCGCGCTCCATAAGCCGCACGGTCGGGCCGAGCACGGGCTGGCCGCCCAAAGCGGCGACAAGGTCGGGATCGGGGGCTTTCAGGGTCAGATCGAGCGGCGGGGATTGAACGAGGATTTCGGCGAAACGCGCCACCGCGTCGGCGCCATAAGTGCCGGTCCATTGCGTCGCCAGCCAGGCCGGGATCAGGAGATCATTGCCGAGTGCCTGGAACTGCCCGGTCCCGCGCTGCACCGAGCGCAGGACGCCATTGACCAGCCTGTCGAACCGTCCCGCCCGCTTGTCGGCCCGCGCCGATTCGACGGCCAGATGGATGGCCGAATGGGCCGGGATATCATCGAGCCAGAGCAATTGGACGACAGCGATGCGCAGCACCGCTTCCAAAATACCGGCGCGCTGGGGCACGCCCTTGGCGAGCACCTGCCTGAACACGGCATCGATCTGGCCGTGGCGGCGCAGGGCGGTTGTGACCATGCGGTTGGCCAGCGCCCGGTCGCGGCTTTCGGCCAGCCGGTCGGGCGTAATGGGAGCGAAGGGCTTGCCCTCCAGCACGGATTTGAGATGAAAAGCGGCCTCAAGCCGAAGCTTGAGGCCGGGCAGATCGCGTGTGTCGGTCAAACCGTTATTACCTATCCCCAGGGGCCCGATGGTTTGCCATCATCCGGGCGCGGCCGCGTGCCGGGCGTACGCCAGCTCTGGCCGGGCCGGACATTGGCCTCGATGGGGTTTACCCTCTGGCGCGGCGTTTGGCCACCACCGCCGCCGCGCACGCTCGACGCCATCTGGGTAAGCGCCGCGATGCGGTTTTCAACATTGGGGTGGGTGGAAAAGAGGTTATCCATCCGGGCGCCCGAAAGCGGGTTGGAAATATACATATGGGCCATGGCCGGCGCGCGTTCGGCCGCCTGGTTGACCACCCGCTTTGACAGCGAGGAAATCTTTTCGAGCGCGGTGGCCAGCGCCATCGGATCGCCGCAGATTTCGGCGCCGTCCTTGTCGGCTTCATATTCGCGGGTGCGCGACACCGCCATCTGCACAAGCATCGCGGCGATGGGAGCGAGAATGACCATGGCGATGACCCCGACAAACCCCAAGGGGTTGTTGTTGTCGCGGGCACCACCAAAGAACAGGCCGAACTGGGCCAGCATGGAAATGGCACCGGCCAGCGTCGCGGTGACCGTCATGGTCAGGGTATCGCGGTTCTTGATGTGCGCCAGTTCGTGGGCGATCACGGCGGCAACCTCGCGGCTGTCGAGATATTTGACGAGGCCGGACGAGACCGCGACCACGGCCCTCTCCGGGCTGCGGCCGGTGGCGAACGCGTTGGGCTGGTCGGTTTCGATGAGATAAAGCTTGGGCATGGGCAGGCCGGCATTGTCGGCAAGCCGCCGGGTCATCTGGTAAAGATCGGGCGCCGAGCGCGGATCGATCTCTTTGGCGCCCTGCATCGAGAGCACCATCTTGTCCGAATTCCAGTATGCAAAGGCGTTTGTGCCGAGCGCGAACAGAAACGCGATGGCCATGCCGCCCGTGCCGCCGATCATATAACCAACGCCCATGAACAGCGCGGTCATGCCGGCAAGCAAAATCGTGGTTCGCAGAGCATTCATCATTGTCGTCGGGCTTTCCTCAGCCGGTTGGGTTCCATATATGATGGGAACCGAGCGGCCCTTGCACAAGGACTGGTTCCTAAACTCTTCGTCATGAAGGTGGTTTCATCAGATGCGCGAAACGCCCAACGCAAAACGCCCCGACCCCGCAATTGCGCGGCGCGCGCTCGATGAAGCGAAAAAGCGCCGCGCCGAAATCGATGCCAAGACCTCGGATGCGCCACGCGAGGTCGACGGCCGCGGCGGGCTCGACCCGGCCCGCTACGGCGACTGGGAAATCAAGGGCATTTCATCGGACTTTTGACGGCGGGCCGGAACACCGGTTCATCGGGGAACGAAGGCCGGCCTCTCCCACCACTGTCTTCCCGGGCGAAGACCCGGGACCCAGTACTCGGCAGCGTTGGCGGTTCAGTCTCGGGCATCGAGTGTACTGGACCCCGGCTCGCGGCCGGGGTGACAGGGCAGTGGAAGCGACAAGGTTTGAGCTTCCCCGCATAAATTTCGGCTGGCCCTAACCCAAAAGCCCCATCACCACGCCCTGGACGATCATCACGCCCAACAGATATCCGCCATCGATCACGGCCAGCGACCAGCTTGCGCCCTGATAGCGGTGATTGAGGATCATCGAGGTCACCATGAAGCCGGCCCAGACATGGATGCCGACAGTGACCGTCGAGGCGATCGTCACATCGCCCATGATGGCCGGGGTAAGAAGGGCCAGGAAATAGGCCATGACCAACTGCATGGCCGCGCCCCAGATGAAGGGCGTTGCCTGCCCGCCCGAGCCGGCCATGATTTCTTCGGTGGTCTTGCCCGTGGCGGCAATCCACTGCTTGGACAAAATCATGTACCAGGCAGCACCCAGCGCCATCGAGGCGATCATGGCCAGAAGCACGGCCAGCCAGTTCACACTAAGATAATCCATTGTTGCAAACCCCCTCTCCCAATGAACAAACCCGGGGCCGACCCTTTCGAATCAGTCCCGGGCGGGAGTGTGCGCCAAAACGTCGCAGCGGTAAATCAGGCGTCCACGCCGCCCAGCTTGCAGATGAATTTCCATTCCGCCTCGGCGACCGGCTGCACCGAGAGGCGTGAATTGTTGACAAGCACCATGTTTTCGAGCTCGGGCGTAGCCTTGATCTCGTCGAGCGTCACCGGACGCTTCAAAGGCTTGACCGCCTCGATATCCACGCATTCCCAGCGCGGATCGTCGGTTGTGGAATCATGGTGGATTTCATTGGCCACCCGCACGATGCCCACCACGGCCTTTTCCTTGACCGAATGGTAGAAAAAGCCCAGATCGCCCTTCTTCATCTCGCGCATATTGTTGCGCGCCTGATAATTGCGCACCCCGCCCCATTCTTCCGGGCCATTCTTTTTGACCTGATCGTCCCAGCCCCAGGTTTCGGGTTCGGATTTGAACAGCCAGTACGCCATTTTCAAATGGTCCTTTCGGAGGGTTGCCAGAAAAAGCATGTCCTCGGCCACGATCGGGGATGGGCACCGCTTTTTCGGTTCGGCAACGCGACAAACAAAGAAAACCGGGCCATTTATTTCAAATGGTCCGGCCGGTTGATGACCCAGTTCCAGGGGCGGACGACGACGCTTTCGAACAGGCCGGCCTCGGCATAAGGATCGCTGGCAACGAGCGCCTCGGCAGCGGCCTGATTTTCGGCCTTAACGATCATCAGCGAGCCCGTCGCCTTGCCCTCGGCGTCGAGAAACGGGCCGGCCAGCACCATCGATGCCGCGTTATCCTCCCAGAACTGAAGATGGGCGGGGCGCGTCGCAAGGCGCGTTTCCAGATGGTCGTTCTTGTCGAATGCGGTGACCGCAAACATCATCGTCATGTCATTCTTCCCGTTTGAGTGGTCGTCTCATCAGCATGGGCACGATGGCCTCGATCCGGGCCCGGCCTGAAATCAGAAGATCGACGGCGCCCACAAGCGGAGCGTCGATCCCATCACGATCGGCAACCGCCCTGGCGACAGGGGTGGTGAACAGCCCTTCGGCCAGCCCCATGCCCGAGGCCGCGATATCATCGACCGAACCGCCCTGCCCCAGCGCCATGCCGAAGCGGTAATTGCGCGACTGGCTCGAGGTGCAGCTTAGAGCCAGATCGCCGATGCCGGCGAGACCCGAAAGCGTCGCTTCGCTGCCGCCCATCGCCGCGATCATGCGGCCCAGTTCGGCATAGGCGCGGGCCAGAAAGGCCGAGCGTGCGGAAAGTCCCAGCCCGGCGCCCTCGATGGCGCCGGCACCGAGCGCATAGACATTCTTGAGCGCGCCGCACATTTCCACCCCCACGATGTCCCCGCTGGCATAGGGGCGGAAACTGTCCGAGGCCAGCAATGTACCAATCGCTTCGGCGCGCTCGATCGTCGGCCCGGCCAAAGTGACCGCAGTGGGCTTTCCCGCCGCCACGTCATGGGCAAAGCTCGGCCCCGAGAGCACGAAAGGTTCGGCGCCGGGCGCCAGTTCGGCAAGAATCTGGCTCTGGCGGTCGTTGGTCGCCGTCTCCAGCCCCTTGGCGCACAGGATGACCGGCTTTCCGGAAAGGATTTGCGGCCCGATGGCGGCAAGCGTGGCGCGGGTCGCCTGGGCGGGGACCACCAAGAGGATCGCATCTGCCTCTTCGAGCCCGGACATTCCGGTCTGGGCCCTGAGCGCGGGATCGAGACCGATAGCGCCGAGATAGGATGTGAGCGTATGGGCGGAATTGATTTCATCGACAGCGGCGGGATCGCGGCCGACCAGCACGACATCATTGCCCGCCAGCCGGGCGGCCTGCGCCAGAGCGGTGCCCCAGGCACCGGCGCCGATGACGAAAATCTTGCCGCTCACGCCGCACCCCGCCCCAGTTCGTCGAGCGGCCAGCGCGGGCGGGCCGCCACATCGAACCCGTCGGTGAGCCCGAGCGCGAAGCGTTCGGCCCCCGCCCAGGCGATCATTGCCCCATTGTCGGTGCACAGCGCCGGCGGGGGAACGACAAGATGGGTGCCGGTCCGGGCCGCCACATCGCGCAGGGCGCCGCCAATCGCCGCATTGGCGGCACCCCCCCCCGCCACAACATAGGTGGGAGCGCTATCGGGATATTCGGCTGCGAAGCGCTCCAGCGCCTGTTTCGAGCGGACGGCAACGATATCGGTGACCGCAGCCTGAAAGCTGGCGCACAGATCGGCGATATCGGTGTCGGTGACCGGCGCCACCGATTCGGCAGCGAGCCGCAGGGCGGTTTTCAGCCCCGAAAAGGAAAAATCGAGGCGCTTTTCCCTAAGCAGCGGGCGCGGCAGGTCGAACCGCTTTGCCTCGCCCTTTTGCGCGGCCTTTTCGACCTCCGGGCCGCCGGGATAGCCCAGCCCCAGCAATTTTGCGGCCTTGTCGAAGGCTTCCCCCAGCGCATCGTCGATGGTCGAGCCCCAGCGCTCGTAATCGCCGACGCCCCTCACCAGAACGATCTGGGAATGCCCGCCCGAAACCAGAAGCATCAGATAGGGGAATTTGACGCCGTCGGTGAGCCGGGCGGTCAGCGCGTGGCCCTCGAGATGGTTGACGGCAACCAAAGGCTTGCCGCTCGCGGCGGCCAGTGCTTTGCCAGTGGTCAGCCCCACGAGCACGCCGCCGATCAGCCCCGGACCGGCCGTCGCGGCAATGGCATCGACCTGTGAGAGATCCATTCGGGCGTCTTCGAGCGCGCGCGAAATGATCGCGTCGAGATGGACAACATGGGCGCGGGCCGCCAGCTCGGGCACGACGCCGCCGAAAGCCCTGTGCTCTTCGATCTGGCTGCGCACGATGTTGGAAACGATCTCGCCGCGCCCGTCGGGATGGCGCCGCACCAGCGCCGCTGCGGTTTCATCGCAACTGGTCTCGATCCCCAAAACTAAAGTCTCGCGATCCATTGCGGCGATCTGGTCTCTGGCAAAAACGTGTGGTCTGATGGCAGAAGCGGATCGCAACCCGCTCCCTGCGCGTTAAATCTGCTGTTCTAAAGCGCGCACATCTGTGACACCTGCGAGGCCATATTGCAATCTTTGACGTCCACCCCCG carries:
- a CDS encoding EVE domain-containing protein codes for the protein MAYWLFKSEPETWGWDDQVKKNGPEEWGGVRNYQARNNMREMKKGDLGFFYHSVKEKAVVGIVRVANEIHHDSTTDDPRWECVDIEAVKPLKRPVTLDEIKATPELENMVLVNNSRLSVQPVAEAEWKFICKLGGVDA
- a CDS encoding heparinase II/III family protein, with the translated sequence MGVFEVLRFGLKRGGMGIADRCVTHPLFSWTWSGAGEIRFVPRLAEFRPADSQTIIEMMEGKYLLAGRMVETYGASPFALESDFDDWFADLHGFGWLRHFSAVTDPGQRAFARTLVLDWVGRFGEFDAEAWDLFITARRVLNWLKSLSLLSEGATPDQSRAILRSLSIQVQSLKVRAPLVYGPVTRLMVEIALVGAALSEAEEARDLSAHVASLQALLETVLDDDGLVKNRNPFTQIQILSEIIPVNQALGQRHGHMAAAIGPRIEAMHRALEKLVLGTREPVYANGCGQVPVELVLAITAQSGVRGSGSGLCGGYGIVVDGPGKLVADSGLVPPLAFARDAHAGALSFEYANGSTLVVGNCGPAPAGLSDSGNLFRHTSAHSAPTIDDISSARIGGGTMTGNALRPRGPEPIMALDGAENTLELTTGAYRDRYGLDIVRRLTLMGGGQTLVGQDRFIAAGNRSRQQGAFTIRFHLAPGVALERSSGEALFRMTYRNGEVWAFLWEGAEADIDDSVRHSAHFGLNRTRQIVLHGPARSDTDVAWVFTRQS
- a CDS encoding RsmB/NOP family class I SAM-dependent RNA methyltransferase is translated as MTDTRDLPGLKLRLEAAFHLKSVLEGKPFAPITPDRLAESRDRALANRMVTTALRRHGQIDAVFRQVLAKGVPQRAGILEAVLRIAVVQLLWLDDIPAHSAIHLAVESARADKRAGRFDRLVNGVLRSVQRGTGQFQALGNDLLIPAWLATQWTGTYGADAVARFAEILVQSPPLDLTLKAPDPDLVAALGGQPVLGPTVRLMERDAAVADLAGFAEGKWWVQDVSAALPARLLNATKGEKILDLCAAPGGKTAQLASAGADVTALDISADRMERVRANLGRLGLDAEIVVADALDYAQGPVFDAVLLDAPCSATGTFRRHPEVLLHRNAQGIAERVALQRKMLAHAASLLKPGGRLVYCVCSLEADEGEAQMAWVRSNLPELEALRVVADDLDGWGTSLTPQGAVRLIPSMALPNGIDGGLDGFFIARFVKKAR
- a CDS encoding EamA family transporter, which translates into the protein MPLRDILIALVVVAIWGFNFTVIKLSIAELPPLLSAALRFFFAAIPVVFFIPRPKAPWLLVGGYGLFMACSLYALLNLTLFLGLSASLASLALQVQAMFTIAIAFFVFGEVPRRLQIVGGLVAFGGIGVIAWGHGTGGQLLPLGILMLAALSWGIANNISKLAGSIPMLPFVAWGNLLGSVPLFALSFAFEGGPAILSYIDPPSWNAVMLVAFLAYPATLFGFTMWSGLLSRHSAATVAPFTLLVPIAGISSGVLILGEPIYGADVAGGVLIFIGLILTVAKMKPRQVPVSPGA
- a CDS encoding DUF1674 domain-containing protein; protein product: MRETPNAKRPDPAIARRALDEAKKRRAEIDAKTSDAPREVDGRGGLDPARYGDWEIKGISSDF
- the htpX gene encoding zinc metalloprotease HtpX; its protein translation is MNALRTTILLAGMTALFMGVGYMIGGTGGMAIAFLFALGTNAFAYWNSDKMVLSMQGAKEIDPRSAPDLYQMTRRLADNAGLPMPKLYLIETDQPNAFATGRSPERAVVAVSSGLVKYLDSREVAAVIAHELAHIKNRDTLTMTVTATLAGAISMLAQFGLFFGGARDNNNPLGFVGVIAMVILAPIAAMLVQMAVSRTREYEADKDGAEICGDPMALATALEKISSLSKRVVNQAAERAPAMAHMYISNPLSGARMDNLFSTHPNVENRIAALTQMASSVRGGGGGQTPRQRVNPIEANVRPGQSWRTPGTRPRPDDGKPSGPWG
- the purH gene encoding bifunctional phosphoribosylaminoimidazolecarboxamide formyltransferase/IMP cyclohydrolase translates to MAHAGATKVKRALLSVSDKTGIIEFATSLVALGVEIVSTGGTRKALAEAGLPVIDISEVTGFPEIMDGRVKTLHPKVHGGLLGIRGNDAHKSAMRIHDISPIDLLVVNLYPFAQTVAKGGDYDEIIENIDIGGPAMIRAAAKNHGDVTVIVDPDDYLDVLAALKERGEVAYDARQKYAAKAYARTAAYDAGVSNWFAKTLDLPDLTWRCFSGKLREVMRYGENPHQWAAFYADGSNRPGVATATQIQGKQLSFNNINDTDAAFEVVAEFDPEKAAAVAIIKHANPCGVGQGATLTEAYLSALKCDPVSAFGGIVALNRPLDEDAAKEIVKLFTEVIIAPGASDDAIAVIESKKNLRLLVTDGLPDAKAEGLTVRSVAGGLLVQTRDNKNADDCELKVVTKRAPSEQEMADLLVAAKVAKHVKSNAIVYVKDGATVGIGAGQMSRVDSARIAHKKSKDAAKAAKEKGALTEGSVVASDAFFPFADGLEALVEAGATAVIQPGGSVRDEEVIAAADKAGLAMVFTGMRHFRH
- a CDS encoding YciI family protein — protein: MMFAVTAFDKNDHLETRLATRPAHLQFWEDNAASMVLAGPFLDAEGKATGSLMIVKAENQAAAEALVASDPYAEAGLFESVVVRPWNWVINRPDHLK
- a CDS encoding DUF1761 domain-containing protein; this encodes MDYLSVNWLAVLLAMIASMALGAAWYMILSKQWIAATGKTTEEIMAGSGGQATPFIWGAAMQLVMAYFLALLTPAIMGDVTIASTVTVGIHVWAGFMVTSMILNHRYQGASWSLAVIDGGYLLGVMIVQGVVMGLLG
- a CDS encoding NAD(P)H-dependent glycerol-3-phosphate dehydrogenase, with protein sequence MSGKIFVIGAGAWGTALAQAARLAGNDVVLVGRDPAAVDEINSAHTLTSYLGAIGLDPALRAQTGMSGLEEADAILLVVPAQATRATLAAIGPQILSGKPVILCAKGLETATNDRQSQILAELAPGAEPFVLSGPSFAHDVAAGKPTAVTLAGPTIERAEAIGTLLASDSFRPYASGDIVGVEMCGALKNVYALGAGAIEGAGLGLSARSAFLARAYAELGRMIAAMGGSEATLSGLAGIGDLALSCTSSQSRNYRFGMALGQGGSVDDIAASGMGLAEGLFTTPVARAVADRDGIDAPLVGAVDLLISGRARIEAIVPMLMRRPLKREE
- the tsaD gene encoding tRNA (adenosine(37)-N6)-threonylcarbamoyltransferase complex transferase subunit TsaD, whose translation is MDRETLVLGIETSCDETAAALVRRHPDGRGEIVSNIVRSQIEEHRAFGGVVPELAARAHVVHLDAIISRALEDARMDLSQVDAIAATAGPGLIGGVLVGLTTGKALAAASGKPLVAVNHLEGHALTARLTDGVKFPYLMLLVSGGHSQIVLVRGVGDYERWGSTIDDALGEAFDKAAKLLGLGYPGGPEVEKAAQKGEAKRFDLPRPLLREKRLDFSFSGLKTALRLAAESVAPVTDTDIADLCASFQAAVTDIVAVRSKQALERFAAEYPDSAPTYVVAGGGAANAAIGGALRDVAARTGTHLVVPPPALCTDNGAMIAWAGAERFALGLTDGFDVAARPRWPLDELGRGAA